Proteins found in one Halobaculum sp. MBLA0147 genomic segment:
- a CDS encoding ZIP family metal transporter, protein MTTNGLREGDTSGLVGGVAATAALVVSSGLVLWLDAGGGGAVADTARTKLLWIGWVAFASMAVAAWAGARVSRERARTLVWGYGLASGAMITSASVFLLPQAINQSKTFGGFGIALGLLAGYSGHALGHRLAHLDVPGDRAILELTAHSVSAGVIIGVIYANVPELGLLLGLSIVSHKGPAGYAAANRYVSRGGDWRAVLLPAAGVGVAALASSTLALPTDAPAVRGVVFGFATGVFLHVATDFLPRCELGSEIHEALSVEGDAHQLLDRLRTHAVVSTLAGGLVVFLAWLVVA, encoded by the coding sequence GTGACGACGAACGGGCTTCGAGAGGGAGACACGAGCGGCCTCGTCGGCGGCGTGGCGGCGACGGCGGCGTTGGTGGTGAGTTCCGGGCTCGTGCTGTGGCTCGACGCGGGCGGCGGTGGGGCGGTCGCGGACACGGCACGGACGAAGCTGCTCTGGATCGGGTGGGTGGCGTTCGCCTCGATGGCCGTCGCGGCGTGGGCCGGCGCGCGGGTCTCTCGGGAACGCGCTCGGACACTCGTGTGGGGGTACGGACTCGCGAGCGGCGCGATGATCACCAGCGCGTCGGTGTTCCTGCTGCCGCAGGCGATCAACCAGAGCAAGACGTTCGGTGGGTTCGGGATCGCGCTCGGACTGCTCGCGGGCTACTCCGGCCACGCGCTGGGGCACCGACTGGCACACCTCGACGTGCCGGGCGACAGGGCGATCCTCGAACTCACCGCACACTCCGTCAGCGCGGGCGTCATCATCGGCGTGATCTACGCGAACGTCCCCGAGTTGGGACTCCTCTTGGGCCTCTCCATCGTCTCGCACAAGGGGCCGGCCGGCTACGCCGCCGCGAACCGGTACGTCTCTCGCGGCGGCGACTGGCGCGCGGTACTACTCCCGGCCGCGGGTGTCGGCGTCGCCGCCCTCGCCAGTTCCACGCTCGCGCTCCCGACGGACGCGCCCGCGGTCCGTGGCGTCGTCTTCGGGTTCGCGACCGGCGTGTTCCTCCACGTCGCGACGGACTTCCTCCCGCGGTGCGAACTGGGATCGGAGATCCACGAGGCTCTCTCCGTCGAGGGTGACGCCCACCAACTGCTCGACCGGCTCCGGACCCACGCCGTCGTCTCGACGCTCGCAGGCGGACTCGTCGTCTTCCTCGCGTGGTTGGTGGTGGCCTGA
- a CDS encoding DUF309 domain-containing protein, with translation MDEHTRTNEVAPPAAGSPTGYSPTRADSNGWEHGTLRRATVHGVRLYNAGEYHESHDCFEDEWYNYGRGSAESQFLHGMVQVAAGAYKHVDFEDDAGMRSLFETALDYLTGLADDYYGVDVADVRETLRAALSDPAALDGWQVTLDGETPVADEVDVAYAESLEH, from the coding sequence GTGGACGAGCACACGCGCACGAACGAGGTGGCACCGCCGGCCGCCGGGAGTCCGACCGGCTACAGCCCCACCCGTGCCGACTCCAACGGCTGGGAACACGGCACGCTGCGGCGCGCGACGGTCCACGGCGTCCGGCTGTACAACGCCGGCGAGTACCACGAGTCACACGACTGTTTCGAGGACGAGTGGTACAACTACGGCCGTGGCTCCGCGGAGTCGCAGTTCCTCCACGGGATGGTGCAGGTCGCCGCCGGCGCGTACAAACACGTGGACTTCGAGGACGACGCCGGGATGCGGTCGCTGTTCGAGACCGCCCTCGACTACCTGACCGGGCTCGCGGACGACTACTACGGTGTCGACGTGGCCGACGTGCGCGAGACGCTGCGGGCGGCGCTGTCGGACCCCGCCGCGCTCGACGGCTGGCAGGTCACCCTCGACGGCGAGACCCCCGTCGCCGACGAAGTCGACGTGGCCTACGCCGAGTCGCTGGAGCACTGA